The Candidatus Ancaeobacter aquaticus genome includes the window TTTGCCTAAGCCGATAAACCCTATTTGCATAAACCCTCCCGTAAAAAAATATTTTCTTGCTATTTACCTGCGAATACTATAGTAATTAATAGTAGTTTTATCAATCATTATCTATAGCCAAAAATCTATGAGTACGAAAAAACCAGACATTGCTGAACTTACAGAATTAGCCCGTCAAACGAGACGCACAATTTTAGAAGTTCTCCACGAAGCCGGATCAGGGCATCCCGGCGGTAGCCTATCATTAGTTGAAATATTGATCGGGCTCTATCATTACAAACTCCGATATGATCCAAAGAACCCTGAGTTTAACGATCGCGATATCTTTATCCTGTCAAAGGGGCATTGCTGTCCGGTACTCTACACAGTTTTAGCCAAATGCGGTTTCTTTCCTGAAGAAGAACTTATGAAATTTAGAAAGTTAGGTGCCATGCTTCAAGGGCACACACACCGAGGTGTTCCGGGGGTTGAACTTTCTACCGGTTCATTAGGGCAGGGACTCTCCGTTGCAAACGGCTGGGCGCTTGCTGCAAAGATGGATAATCATGCTCGCAGGGTCTATTGTGTTATAGGTGACGGTGAAATGAAT containing:
- a CDS encoding transketolase, whose product is MSTKKPDIAELTELARQTRRTILEVLHEAGSGHPGGSLSLVEILIGLYHYKLRYDPKNPEFNDRDIFILSKGHCCPVLYTVLAKCGFFPEEELMKFRKLGAMLQGHTHRGVPGVELSTGSLGQGLSVANGWALAAKMDNHARRVYCVIGDGEMNEGQIWEAAMTASFRKLDNVCAILDKNKVQQDGPTEKIKNLDPVADKWKACGWEVIEIAGHKIEEVLNALDKAETIKGKPTIIIADTIKGKGVSFMEGQFTWHGKAPSEEELAAALKELE